One Amaranthus tricolor cultivar Red isolate AtriRed21 chromosome 1, ASM2621246v1, whole genome shotgun sequence DNA window includes the following coding sequences:
- the LOC130826491 gene encoding probable WRKY transcription factor 69, with protein sequence MVMQNKHQKRIITSEQDNNPQSSSDYGPDSPISADFSTPNTAVIASSPNKSRRGIQKRVVSIPIPDADGSRSKGEAYPPSDSWAWRKYGQKPIKGSPYPRGYYRCSTSKGCPARKQVERSCVDPTMLIITYACEHNHPLPTTKHHHHHHNNHQSSEAQADIADGGEEASASPSSPIHVSLFGDLPQLEFVGDSLTLGNLGVEYNWVSDLSFGTPALVGPKWEDTEVSILSMEEEDKLLFGDLGELPECSLVFRHHKGNFERRTTSTPICGRLIL encoded by the exons ATGGTTATGCAAAATAAACATCAAAAGAGAATAATAACAAGTGAACAAGATAATAACCCGCAAAGCTCATCCGATTATGGACCCGATTCGCCAATCTCTGCTGATTTCTCAACACCCAACACCGCCGTTATTGCTTCTTCTCCTAACAAAAG TAGGAGGGGTATACAGAAAAGAGTAGTATCAATTCCGATACCAGATGCTGATGGATCAAGGAGTAAAGGCGAAGCATATCCACCGTCTGATTCATGGGCGTGGAGAAAGTACGGCCAAAAACCCATCAAAGGATCTCCATATCCGAG GGGATATTATCGATGTAGTACCTCCAAAGGATGTCCTGCTAGAAAACAAGTAGAAAGAAGTTGTGTGGATCCCACTATGCTTATTATCACATATGCTTGTGAACACAACCATCCTTTACCTACCACCAAgcaccatcaccaccaccataaCAACCATCAATCTTCTGAAGCCCAAGCGGACATTGCCGATGGTGGTGAGGAAGCATCTGCGTCTCCATCATCTCCGATACATGTTAGTCTATTTGGAGATTTGCCTCAATTAGAATTTGTTGGGGACTCATTGACGTTAGGAAATTTGGGAGTAGAATACAATTGGGTTTCTGATTTGTCATTTGGTACTCCTGCTCTTGTTGGACCTAAATGGGAAGATACCGAAGTATCAATATTATCGATGGAAGAGGAAGATAAATTATTGTTCGGAGATTTAGGTGAACTTCCTGAATGCTCATTAGTTTTCCGTCATCACAAAGGAAACTTTGAAAGGCGTACAACTTCCACTCCAATATGTGGTCGTTTGATTTTGTAA
- the LOC130823466 gene encoding chaperone protein dnaJ C76, chloroplastic, giving the protein MAQLLTPVHADPFKLQKPVHTFNANSSRNRWNVHSTRFHKWRVVGQNRKTGHTRVKAVADDSATVVDEFADDYYAVLGLSPDATPQQIRKAYYNCMKACHPDLSGDDPETTNFCKFINEVYGVLSDPVQRMVYDEIHGYSLTAVNPFMDDSSPRDHVFVDEFSCIGCKNCANVASDVFEIEEDFGRARVYKQCGVSDRVQTAIESCPVDCIHWTSAAQLSLLEDEMRRVERVNVALMLAGMGASSDVFRMASSRWEKRQSKILEKAKARMMKQKGTNAADSYWDNFWGNPKEYQTTEEEVKERANRAAAAARRWREYSRKGADKPPMYKLPETVEVSKE; this is encoded by the exons ATGGCTCAATTACTAACCCCAGTACATGCTGATCCATTCAAATTGCAGAAGCCAGTACATACATTTAATGCAAATTCAAGTAGAAATAGGTGGAATGTGCATTCTACGCGCTTCCATAAATGGCGCGTGGTGGGTCAGAATAGAAAAACGGGTCATACCCGAGTTAAAGCAGTTGCTGATGATTCAGCAACAGTTGTTGATGAGTTTGCTGATGATTATTATGCTGTTTTGGGTTTG TCACCAGATGCCACACCACAACAAATCAGAAAAGCTTATTACAATTGTATGAAGGCGTGCCATCCTGATTTGAGTGGTGATGATCCAGAGACTACAAACTTTTGCAAGTTCATCAATGAGGTTTATGGG GTTCTAAGTGATCCAGTGCAACGCATGGTGTACGATGAAATTCACGGCTATTCTTTGACAGCAGTAAATCCGTTCATGGATGATTCGAGTCCTAGGGATCATGTGTTTGTTGATGAATTCAGCTGCATAG GATGTAAAAACTGTGCTAATGTGGCATCGGATGTTTTCGAAATTGAGGAAGATTTTGGAAGGGCTAGGGTCTACAAGCAATGTGGCGTGTCTGATCGAGTGCAAACAGCAATTGAAAGCTG CCCAGTTGATTGTATTCACTGGACTTCTGCTGCACAACTATCTTTACTCGAAGATGAGATGCGGAGAGTAGAACGAGTAAAT GTTGCACTGATGCTAGCAGGCATGGGAGCTTCATCAGATGTATTCAGAATG GCTAGTTCTCGGTGGGAGAAACGACAATCAAAAATTCTG GAAAAAGCCAAAGCGAGAATGATGAAACAGAAGGGAACTAATGCTGCTGATTCGTACTGGGATAACTTTTGGGGAAATCCCAAGGAGTATCAGACTACAG AGGAAGAAGTAAAAGAGCGAGCAAACagagcagcagcagcagctcGAAGATGGCGTGAATACTCGAGGAAAGGGGCTGATAAGCCGCCCATGTATAAACTTCCGGAGACAGTAGAAGTGTCTAAGGAGTAA
- the LOC130797600 gene encoding uncharacterized protein LOC130797600, with protein sequence MRPAKALRPAHGTYSVTFPSSAAAFVEAWSRFPYSGRLVEQGLRRANVPSETEPNYVEWFRVCSHPYISRDELLASGPGPGQSRSDYFAKEWASRFSPVARLPTRLADLNSRQRHALEIYLNDCRELYDQWQTDRWTSVRLRGLKKYCRSVLGTEVMDSCSDCRILAC encoded by the exons AtgagaccagccaaggctcttcgaccggcacacggaacctactccgtgacctttccttcttctgctgCTGCATTTGTGGAggcgtggagtaggttcccctacagTGGCCGCCTTGTTGAGCAGGGACTTCGACGGGCTAATGTTCCTTCAGAGActgaacctaattacgttgaaTGGTTCAGAGTTTGCTCGCACCCGTACATATCCCGAGACGAATTGCTGGCTTCCGGTCCTGGTCCTGGTCAGAGCAGATCTGATTAC TTCGCGAAAGAATGGGCCAGTCGATTCTCTCCAGTGGCAAGACTACCTACGCGGCTTGCGGATTTGAACTcccgtcaacgacatgcgttagaaatataccttaatgattgtagagaaTTATATGATCAATGGCAAACTGATCGGTGGActagcgtaaggctcag AGGTCTAAAGAAATACTGTCGTAGCGTTCTTGGTACAGaagtcatggattcctgtagcgatTGTCGGATTTTAGCTTgttga